The following coding sequences are from one Formosa haliotis window:
- a CDS encoding ATP-binding protein gives METSKRKITIKVIIGYIILAIVAVTTTFLVFSEIKNFMNLKREDVSDRNKVINVGNLIADIYENESVARAAIQSGSQEQFKIYISKNTQLNNDIDSLKIKLDNTHQAQLLDSVKQLIAVKFENIKALKRIKEDDLSERSIENALQKINSIESSIGRLTIEDFAEDPNALNPQVKKSVEEYIAILNKYRPKDEDENISQKRLDSIVIAARDMLKQVKKDALTQKNNLSTRENSILINDLNVSQSLRKLLFNLEHEIVEYSKTINEEREQALDRSTKILSLATIIGTLLIILFSFIILNDFWKSQKYRKDLEKANAFTSSLLQSREQLISMVSHDLRTPLSTVTGYSDLLAKITSDSKSKYYIDRITKASKYMKNLVDDLLEFSKLERGNINIENIPFLLNPIIDEVVVSVQSVYPNKDIKLRVERTTNIEKSILGDPFRVRQILYNLVGNAYKFTESGEIKIETISFKNTERKQLLQIRVSDTGIGIPTEKQSIIFEEFTQIEGENEKKYDGFGLGLTISKKLANLLGGELSFISEEQKGSTFIFTFPVVYSVKPIAKLKPKRETIAPNLHVIVVDDDASLRQLLTDILQDKNLKVTAFETAKKALKGMKKLTYDLVITDIQLPKMNGFHFMETLKKSSFYNNQPIIASTGRKGLKGNVYKESGFDDIIFKPYGVDELMKTLSKWLPSVELKSTTPQAPTTIQKFKHFNIAPISTFLNNDIESLKDTLQLFLNETESNLETLESGVHSKNLEVIQATSHKMLTMFKQLEIKSVIPYLTYLDTLKDINDEHLLTNFENLKAKTQETILEMEEFID, from the coding sequence ATGGAAACATCGAAACGAAAAATCACGATTAAAGTAATCATTGGCTATATTATATTAGCCATTGTTGCAGTAACAACCACCTTTTTGGTTTTTTCGGAAATTAAAAATTTCATGAATTTAAAGCGTGAAGATGTTAGCGATAGAAATAAAGTTATTAATGTAGGAAACTTAATTGCAGATATATACGAAAACGAAAGCGTAGCAAGGGCAGCCATACAAAGCGGGTCTCAAGAACAATTTAAAATTTACATCTCTAAAAACACCCAACTTAATAACGACATTGATAGTTTAAAAATTAAGTTAGACAACACCCACCAAGCACAATTATTAGACAGTGTAAAACAACTTATTGCGGTAAAGTTTGAAAATATTAAAGCTCTTAAACGAATTAAAGAAGATGATTTATCTGAGCGGTCTATAGAAAATGCGTTACAAAAAATTAACTCTATTGAAAGTTCTATTGGGCGATTAACTATTGAAGATTTTGCCGAAGATCCTAATGCTTTAAACCCACAAGTTAAAAAATCGGTTGAAGAATATATTGCCATACTTAATAAATACCGCCCAAAAGACGAAGACGAAAACATAAGTCAGAAGCGTTTAGATTCTATTGTAATTGCTGCTAGAGACATGCTAAAGCAAGTAAAAAAGGATGCTTTAACACAAAAAAACAATCTATCTACCCGAGAGAATTCTATTTTGATTAACGATTTAAATGTATCGCAAAGTTTAAGAAAACTCCTTTTTAATCTTGAACATGAAATTGTAGAATATTCTAAAACCATAAATGAAGAACGCGAACAAGCCTTAGACCGCAGTACAAAAATTTTAAGCCTTGCAACCATAATTGGTACCCTATTAATCATTTTATTTTCCTTTATCATTTTAAATGATTTCTGGAAAAGTCAGAAATACCGAAAAGATTTAGAAAAAGCAAATGCTTTTACCTCTTCCCTACTTCAAAGTCGCGAGCAATTAATTTCTATGGTAAGTCACGATTTAAGAACACCACTCAGCACCGTAACCGGTTACAGCGATTTATTGGCTAAAATTACAAGCGATAGTAAATCGAAATACTATATAGATCGCATTACAAAAGCTTCTAAATACATGAAAAACCTGGTTGATGATTTACTGGAGTTTTCGAAACTAGAACGTGGAAATATTAATATAGAAAACATTCCGTTTTTATTAAATCCGATTATAGATGAAGTGGTTGTAAGTGTACAATCTGTATACCCAAATAAGGATATTAAATTACGAGTAGAGCGTACCACAAATATCGAAAAATCTATCCTAGGCGATCCATTTAGAGTGCGTCAAATTTTATATAATTTGGTTGGAAATGCCTATAAATTCACTGAATCTGGAGAAATTAAAATTGAAACCATAAGCTTTAAAAATACAGAGAGAAAACAACTTCTTCAGATTCGAGTATCCGATACCGGTATTGGAATTCCTACCGAAAAACAATCTATTATTTTTGAAGAATTCACCCAAATTGAAGGTGAAAACGAAAAGAAATATGATGGATTTGGTTTGGGTTTAACCATATCTAAAAAATTAGCAAATTTACTTGGCGGGGAATTATCTTTTATAAGTGAAGAGCAAAAAGGGAGTACATTTATTTTCACGTTTCCTGTAGTGTATAGTGTTAAACCTATTGCCAAATTAAAACCTAAAAGAGAAACCATAGCACCAAACCTTCATGTTATAGTTGTAGATGACGATGCCTCGTTAAGACAACTTTTAACAGATATTCTTCAAGACAAAAACCTAAAAGTTACGGCGTTTGAAACTGCAAAAAAAGCCTTAAAAGGCATGAAAAAATTAACTTACGATTTAGTTATTACAGATATCCAATTACCAAAAATGAATGGTTTTCACTTTATGGAAACCTTAAAAAAATCCTCCTTTTACAATAATCAACCTATTATTGCATCTACAGGAAGAAAGGGTTTAAAAGGTAATGTATATAAAGAAAGTGGTTTCGACGATATAATATTTAAACCTTATGGTGTAGACGAACTTATGAAAACACTGAGTAAATGGTTGCCTAGTGTAGAGTTAAAATCAACAACACCGCAGGCACCTACTACTATTCAGAAATTTAAACATTTTAATATTGCTCCTATCAGTACGTTTTTAAATAACGATATCGAATCGTTAAAAGACACCTTACAATTGTTTTTAAACGAAACCGAAAGTAATTTAGAAACTTTAGAATCTGGAGTGCATTCAAAAAACTTGGAAGTAATACAAGCTACAAGTCATAAAATGCTTACTATGTTTAAGCAATTAGAAATTAAAAGTGTTATCCCGTATTTAACCTATCTCGATACGTTAAAAGATATAAACGACGAGCACTTACTTACTAATTTTGAAAATCTTAAAGCAAAAACACAAGAAACCATTTTAGAAATGGAAGAATTTATAGACTAA